The genomic segment TTTATTATTATGCTTTAAAAATAGAATTTTAGGAAATATAAAATTATGAATGCGCTGGTAAAATTAGGTCCAGGTAAAAAAGTCCCCGATGAAATAAATGTGGTGATAGAAATCCCTAGCCATAGTGATCCGATTAAATATGAGGTTGATAAAGAAACAGGTGCGCTACGCGTGGATCGCTTTTTAGGGACAGCAATGTACTATCCTTGTAATTACGGTTATGTACCTTCTACTTTATCAGAAGATGGTGACCCCGTTGATGTGTTGGTAATAGCGCCATTCCCATTGTTAATAGGCTGTGTGATTTGTTGTAGACCGATTGGTATGTTAAAAATGGAAGATGAATCAGGTGTCGATGCTAAAATTTTAGCGGTGCCTATCGATAAGTTATCCTCCTTGTATCACCAAATAAAAACTTGGCAAGACTTACCGGATCAACTTACACAAAGTATCCAACATTTTTTTGAGCATTATAAAGACTTAGAACCTGGAAAGTGGGTTAAAGTCACAGGTTGGGTAGGGCCTGATCAAGCAAGAGTTGAAATTACTGCGAGTATGGAGCGATATAAAGAATAGTTATACTATCTTTAATTATTTAAAAACTAATAATAAAGTTTTTAACTTCCTTTGGTTAATAAACCTAATTAATTTTAGCAAAAATATCGCTTGAAACTGCTTGCGTTAAAATGAGACACTTTAATTTGTAGTTGGCAATTAAAGTGCATGCTCATGGATTTGACATTGGATGAAATAGGATATTGGTTAGCGCTTTACACCGTTCCGCGCTGTGGTTTAAACACGGTTTCGATGCTCTTAAAAAGGTTTGCTAACCCAAAAGAAATTTTATTAGCCTCGTACCAAGAATTGCTTAATACGGGCGTCAGTCCAATTCTAGCTAGTAACTTGCAAAAACCAGATTGGAAAAGTGTAGAGCTTAGCTTACGTTGGGTAGAACAACCTCAAAGACATATTTTACATTGGGGGGATTTGCGTTATCCAGCATTATTGCGTGAAATTTCTTCTCCACCGTTGATTTTATTTATTGTGGGCGAGTTGTCTCTTTTGCAGCAACAAACTTTGGCCGTAGTCGGTGCTCGCAATCCTACATTTTCAGGCTTAGAAATTGCCCATCAAATCGCTCATGAATTAAGTGATCAGGGATTTGTTATTATCAGTGGCTTGGCGAGAGGTATTGATGGTGCTGCACATCAAGGCGCTTTGTTAAGAAACGGTTCAACCATTGCTGTATTAGGTAGTGGACTTGAATATATTTACCCAGCTTGTCATCAAACCTTAGCCATGGATATAGTGGAAAAAAGAGGAACGCTGATCTCTGAATTTTTTCCATACGCTTCACCCAAGGCAGAATATTTTCCTAGAAGAAATAGGATAATTAGTGGTTTAAGCCTAGGTGTTATTGTGATAGAAGCATCGCTACGGAGCGGGTCATTAATAAGTGCTCGTTATGCCTTGGAACAAGGTCGAGAGGTATTTGCTGTTCCAGGTTCTATCCGCAATCCCTTAAGTCAAGGCTGCCATGCCTTATTAAAAGAAGGAGCTACTCTGGTGGAGACCTATCAGGATATTACACAAGCGCTTTCATTTTTACCGAAACTGGCTCATAGTTGGGCTGATGAAGTCGCATCGACTAAGTCCCATAATGCGGGGGATTTTGTTAACAAAAAGGAGACTGAAGGGATACTTTATGCTAATCAGAATGCTAATCTGGAGGGCGTTCTCAATCATGAGGTCCCGCAAAGCCAACCGACTCAACTAAAAAAGGATCTATGTGGACTTGATTCGCAGGATACAAAGCTTGTAGAGTGCCTTGGATTTGAAACGACAAGTATCGATATATTGATGGCGAGAACTGGCTTAACTATCGATAAATTGCTAGCTCGTTTGTCGACACTGCAATTACAAGGGTATATAGACGTGGTTCCTGGGGGCTACGTGAGGAAATAAAATGGCAAAAAATCTATTGATTGTAGAATCGCCCGCTAAGGCTAAAACAATCAAAAAATATTTAGGTAAAGACTTTGAAGTGTTGGCTTCCTATGGCCATGTTCGCGACCTGATACCTAAAGAGGGCGCTGTGAATCCAGATCAGGGTTTTGCTATGCAATATGCTCTGATTGAAAAGAATGCCAAACATATGGATATGATTATTAAGGCTTTTAAGAATGCCGATGCATTATATCTTGCGACTGATCCGGATCGTGAAGGAGAAGCCATCGCTTGGCATATTTACGAAATTCTAAAGCAAAAAAAATTGCTAAAAAATAAGCCGACTTATCGAGTAGTATTTCACGAAATAACAAAATCAGCAGTTAATGCAGCGGTGGCAAATCCACGTCATATTGCTATGGATTTGGTAAATGCACAACAAGCACGTCGAGCATTGGATTATTTGGTCGGTTTTACGCTATCGCCTTTACTATGGAAAAAAGTTCGTCGCGGTTTGTCTGCAGGTCGTGTTCAAAGTCCCGCCTTACGATTAATCGTTGAACGTGAAGAAGAAATCGAAGCTTTTAAATCTCAAGAATATTGGACAATCACGGCTAATAATAAGTCGGATGAAAAACTTTTTGTGGCGCGTTTAATCCAATATCAGCAAGAAAAGCTTAATCAATTTAGTATTACTACCGAAGAGCAAGCCACTGCCATCAAAGAAAATTTGCAACAACTGGCACAGGGTTATTTACAGGTTATTAATGTTGAGAAAAAGCAACGTAAACGCAATCCTGCGGCGCCTTTTACCACATCGACTTTGCAGCAGGAAGCCGGCCGAAAATTAGGATATACAGCCCAGCGAACCATGCGTCTTGCGCAACAGCTCTATGAAGGTGTTGATGTTGGTGAAGGTTTAGTGGGGTTGATTACTTATATGCGAACGGATTCTGTGCATTTATCCAACGAGGCTATAATATCGATACGTGAACTTATCGTGCAACGTTATGGGGAGAAGGATTTACCCGAAGCTCCTCGACATTTTCGTACTAAAAGTCGTAATGCACAAGAAGCACATGAAGCTATTCGGCCGACCCACGTAGAATTTTCACCTGAGGAGCTTAAAAAACATTTAAGCCCTGACCAATTTAGATTATATGAGCTTATTTGGAAACGTGCAGTAGCCTCGCAGATGATGCATGCCACCATTGACACGGTTGCTGTCGATTTAAGTGCAAAAGCAGCTAAAGATCATTGTTTTCGAGCCAACGGATCGACTATCGTGCATGCGGGTTTTATGGCAGTTTATTTAGAAAGCTATGATGATAGCAAGTCTAAATCAGATGATGATAGAGCAAAATCCGAAGAAGAAAGTATGTTGCCACCCTTAAAGATAGGCGATCAAGTTAATCTTATGGATATTAGTGCCGATCAACATT from the Rickettsiella endosymbiont of Aleochara curtula genome contains:
- the topA gene encoding type I DNA topoisomerase, which translates into the protein MAKNLLIVESPAKAKTIKKYLGKDFEVLASYGHVRDLIPKEGAVNPDQGFAMQYALIEKNAKHMDMIIKAFKNADALYLATDPDREGEAIAWHIYEILKQKKLLKNKPTYRVVFHEITKSAVNAAVANPRHIAMDLVNAQQARRALDYLVGFTLSPLLWKKVRRGLSAGRVQSPALRLIVEREEEIEAFKSQEYWTITANNKSDEKLFVARLIQYQQEKLNQFSITTEEQATAIKENLQQLAQGYLQVINVEKKQRKRNPAAPFTTSTLQQEAGRKLGYTAQRTMRLAQQLYEGVDVGEGLVGLITYMRTDSVHLSNEAIISIRELIVQRYGEKDLPEAPRHFRTKSRNAQEAHEAIRPTHVEFSPEELKKHLSPDQFRLYELIWKRAVASQMMHATIDTVAVDLSAKAAKDHCFRANGSTIVHAGFMAVYLESYDDSKSKSDDDRAKSEEESMLPPLKIGDQVNLMDISADQHFTEPPPRYSEASLVKALEERDIGRPSTYVPIISTLQQREYVTLDQKRFKPTDVGRIVNKFLTRYFMQYVDYAFTARLEDELDQISRGEKEWIPLLQDFWTPFKTLIETTEETVQRKDVTQEALDEACPKCGKTLSIRLGKRGRFIGCSGYPECDYTRNMEGEVTTVSEPEVVQDRLCPDCGHALHIKIGRYGKFIGCSNYPKCKHIEPLEKPADTGIECPECHKGTLLKRKSRYGKIFFSCSTYPTCTYAVWNEPIEQACPRCAWPVMTIKTTKRRGTEKVCPRKECGYAEPMSEAAER
- the ppa gene encoding inorganic diphosphatase, which encodes MNALVKLGPGKKVPDEINVVIEIPSHSDPIKYEVDKETGALRVDRFLGTAMYYPCNYGYVPSTLSEDGDPVDVLVIAPFPLLIGCVICCRPIGMLKMEDESGVDAKILAVPIDKLSSLYHQIKTWQDLPDQLTQSIQHFFEHYKDLEPGKWVKVTGWVGPDQARVEITASMERYKE
- the dprA gene encoding DNA-processing protein DprA, producing MLMDLTLDEIGYWLALYTVPRCGLNTVSMLLKRFANPKEILLASYQELLNTGVSPILASNLQKPDWKSVELSLRWVEQPQRHILHWGDLRYPALLREISSPPLILFIVGELSLLQQQTLAVVGARNPTFSGLEIAHQIAHELSDQGFVIISGLARGIDGAAHQGALLRNGSTIAVLGSGLEYIYPACHQTLAMDIVEKRGTLISEFFPYASPKAEYFPRRNRIISGLSLGVIVIEASLRSGSLISARYALEQGREVFAVPGSIRNPLSQGCHALLKEGATLVETYQDITQALSFLPKLAHSWADEVASTKSHNAGDFVNKKETEGILYANQNANLEGVLNHEVPQSQPTQLKKDLCGLDSQDTKLVECLGFETTSIDILMARTGLTIDKLLARLSTLQLQGYIDVVPGGYVRK